In Alteromonas sp. RKMC-009, the genomic stretch ACGTAACGGATACACCCAAAGGTTCGACATACTTCCGTCCGAAAAATCTGGGTGGGATGGAAGTCACCAGTAAAGGCGATTTCTTCTTCCTTCTGGTGATGAAAACACCTATGTATGCCGCGCTGGCATTGCTGAACTGGAAATTATCCCCGCAAGGCGTAGCCATGCTCAGCGAAAGTGTAGCGGTAACCCTCTATGTGGTACTGGCTGCGCTGTATCTTTTTGATGCCTGGTCTACCTTCAAAGTGAACCGCGAAATATTTAAAACGCCGGTTGCTCCTGAACACCGTTATGAGTTTAAACAGGTTGCGGTTCTGAACATCCTGTATTTTGCGACCTTTGGTTCAGAGCTGGCCGTCGTTTCAATGTTACCGGCTTTTTTTGCTGAAACCTTTGAACTGTCAATGGCAACAGCCGGCCTGCTTGCGGGTATGTATGCATTTATGAATCTGATGTCCCGTCCCGGCGGTGGCCTAATTTCTGACAAGTTCGGCCGTAAGAAAACCCTGCTTATCCTCACCGCCGGTCTGGCACTGGGCTACTTCACGTTAAGCCATATTACCGGTCAATGGCCCGTCTGGCTGGCAGTCCTTGCCGTTATGGCCTGTTCTTTCTTCGTACAATCCGGTGAAGGTGCTGTATTTGCCGTAGTTCCCCTCATCAAGCGTCGCCTGACCGGCCAGATAGCAGGTATGACAGGTGCTTACGGTAACGTGGGTGCGGTGACTTACTTAACGGTTTACTCTTTTGTCGATGCCTCCGTCTTCTTCCTGGTGATCAGTGCCACTGCTGCCCTGGGTTTTGTAGCATTGCTATTCATGCGTGAACCGGGAGGCACTATTACCGAAGTCAATGAAGATGGTACAGTTGAACTTATTCAGGTAGGTTCACACTAGGACCCTTCCGTTTGTCACAATTAGATCTCAGTTTTGGCGGTTACAGCACGCAGGGCATCAAAGATGAAAATCAGGATGCCTTTGCGGCCTGGCAGGCCAGAGACTACGCAGTAAAAGACAAAGGTATCGCCGTCGCCATTGCCGACGGCGTGTCTGCCTGTACACGGGCGAAGGAAGCGGCTAACACAGCCGTCACCAACTTTATTCACGACTACATGCAAACCCCGGCAAGCTGGACCGTTCAGCGCGCCGCCGGTCAGGTACTTAACAGCCTCAACCGCTGGTGTCACGGGCAATATGACTATTCTCACGGTGGCTACAGCCAGATGCTGACCACGCTCAGCAGCGTGATATTCAAATCCCGCTGCGGATTTATGCTCCACGTGGGAGACAGCCGGATCTACCGCTATTCGCAGGGCAACCTGGAACAACTCAGTCGTGATCACTCAGCCAGACAAGGCAGCAATATTGTTCTTACACGGGCCATCGGGCTGGAGGCAAAGCTGGATGTGGATTTTTCCCGCTTTGCGCTTAACAAAGATGAAATTTACGTACTGACAACCGACGGCGTTACTAACTTTTTGTCTACAAGACAAATCCGTCAGCATCTCGACAGCCACACCAATGATCTCGAACAAACGGCATTTAATATCGTCAGTGCAGCCCTGAAAGCCGGCAGTGACGACAACACAACCTGCCTGCTGGTAAAAG encodes the following:
- a CDS encoding NarK family nitrate/nitrite MFS transporter; amino-acid sequence: MSVEKFNLFSFTGKMKILHLSWMVFFVTFVVWFNMAPLKQVIMNDMGLSIEEWKTLLILNVALTIPARVIIGALTDKYGPRIVYSALLAVCSVPCFVFAFADNFTQLAIARFALGFIGAGFVIGIRMVSEWFPPKELGTAEGVYGGWGNFGSAAAAFTLPALALLFGGDDGWRYAVALTGVLCLIFSVIYFTNVTDTPKGSTYFRPKNLGGMEVTSKGDFFFLLVMKTPMYAALALLNWKLSPQGVAMLSESVAVTLYVVLAALYLFDAWSTFKVNREIFKTPVAPEHRYEFKQVAVLNILYFATFGSELAVVSMLPAFFAETFELSMATAGLLAGMYAFMNLMSRPGGGLISDKFGRKKTLLILTAGLALGYFTLSHITGQWPVWLAVLAVMACSFFVQSGEGAVFAVVPLIKRRLTGQIAGMTGAYGNVGAVTYLTVYSFVDASVFFLVISATAALGFVALLFMREPGGTITEVNEDGTVELIQVGSH